One Thalassotalea sediminis DNA segment encodes these proteins:
- a CDS encoding chemotaxis protein CheX gives MNVEFINPFLSSMLNVMSTMAQMELSPEKPKLKKNEVAMGDVSGLIGMVSEQTKGSLSITFDAPLALATMKNMVGEAPDEVNEEITDLVGEITNMVTGGAKRMLSEKGFEFDMATPMVVSGNNHTINHKADGPIVIIPLNSPHGKAYIEFSFDK, from the coding sequence ATGAATGTAGAGTTTATTAACCCATTTTTATCGTCAATGCTAAACGTAATGTCCACTATGGCTCAGATGGAATTATCTCCTGAAAAGCCAAAGCTTAAAAAGAATGAAGTGGCAATGGGCGATGTATCAGGTCTTATTGGTATGGTCAGTGAGCAAACGAAAGGCTCACTATCTATAACATTTGATGCGCCTTTGGCATTAGCCACCATGAAAAACATGGTTGGTGAAGCACCTGATGAAGTCAATGAAGAAATAACAGACCTCGTTGGTGAAATTACCAATATGGTTACTGGTGGTGCAAAACGCATGTTGAGTGAAAAAGGTTTTGAATTTGATATGGCAACACCTATGGTTGTGTCAGGTAATAACCATACCATTAATCATAAAGCAGACGGGCCTATCGTTATTATTCCGCTTAATTCACCCCACGGTAAAGCGTATATAGAATTTAGCTTTGACAAATAA
- the zur gene encoding zinc uptake transcriptional repressor Zur: MNIDTLLEQAKKFCLKREVRFTPTREQVFKLLANKQKAIGAYDLLDELKLTDPAAKPATIYRALDFLSQQGFVHKIESINAFVMCHHFGDCNHPVQLLICDNCGLVEEIQSNDFDAALKDMASNKGFTVHHQIVEAHGACTDCQ; encoded by the coding sequence ATGAACATTGATACTTTGCTAGAGCAAGCTAAAAAATTTTGTTTAAAAAGGGAAGTAAGATTTACGCCTACACGCGAACAAGTGTTTAAATTATTAGCGAATAAACAAAAAGCTATTGGCGCATATGACCTATTAGACGAGTTAAAGCTAACAGATCCAGCCGCAAAACCTGCGACAATCTACCGCGCACTAGACTTTTTAAGCCAACAAGGTTTTGTTCATAAAATAGAATCTATTAATGCGTTTGTTATGTGTCATCACTTTGGTGACTGCAACCATCCTGTGCAACTATTAATATGCGATAACTGTGGGCTTGTAGAAGAAATACAATCAAATGATTTTGATGCCGCATTGAAAGATATGGCAAGTAATAAAGGATTTACTGTGCACCACCAAATTGTCGAAGCACATGGGGCTTGTACCGATTGCCAATAG
- the dusA gene encoding tRNA dihydrouridine(20/20a) synthase DusA yields MISHKLSVAPMLDWTDRHCRYFYRTMSKNVVLYTEMVTTGAILFGKGDYLGFHEQEHPIVLQLGGSDPIAMTECAQIAEQKGYDEININVGCPSDRVQNGRFGACLMAEPALVAQCVTKMQSAVNVPITVKSRIGIDDYDSYEFLHQFVKQVSQAGCQHFIVHARKAWLSGLSPKQNREVPPLNYERVYQIKKDFPHLDISINGGIKTYLEVENHLAHIDGVMIGREIYQNPYFLAEADNRLWQQNEPILSRTQVIESMAEYIDEYVSNGGRVWHVVRHMLGLCNGLPGAKQYRRYLSENAGREGANSSVLLEAFAKVSALAS; encoded by the coding sequence ATGATTTCACATAAATTATCCGTTGCACCCATGCTCGATTGGACTGACCGTCATTGTCGATATTTTTACCGTACTATGTCTAAAAATGTTGTTTTATATACTGAAATGGTCACTACAGGGGCAATTCTCTTTGGTAAGGGCGACTATTTAGGATTTCATGAACAAGAACACCCGATCGTTTTGCAACTAGGTGGCAGTGATCCTATAGCAATGACAGAATGTGCTCAAATTGCAGAACAAAAGGGCTATGATGAAATTAATATCAATGTTGGCTGTCCGTCAGACAGGGTACAGAATGGTCGATTTGGTGCGTGCTTGATGGCTGAACCGGCACTAGTTGCACAGTGCGTTACTAAAATGCAATCTGCCGTTAATGTTCCAATAACCGTAAAATCAAGAATAGGCATTGACGATTATGATAGTTACGAATTCTTGCATCAATTTGTAAAACAAGTTTCACAAGCGGGGTGTCAGCACTTTATTGTACATGCTCGAAAAGCGTGGCTAAGCGGCTTGAGTCCAAAACAAAATCGTGAAGTTCCACCGTTAAACTATGAACGCGTTTATCAAATCAAAAAAGACTTCCCACATCTCGACATTTCAATTAATGGTGGCATAAAGACCTATCTAGAAGTAGAAAACCATTTGGCACATATTGATGGTGTAATGATTGGTCGTGAGATTTATCAAAATCCTTATTTTCTTGCTGAGGCTGACAATAGGCTATGGCAACAAAATGAACCCATATTGTCGCGTACACAAGTCATTGAAAGCATGGCGGAGTATATAGATGAATACGTGAGTAATGGCGGTAGAGTATGGCATGTTGTTAGGCATATGCTAGGGTTATGTAATGGTTTACCTGGCGCTAAGCAATATCGTCGATACTTGAGTGAAAATGCGGGTAGAGAGGGGGCCAATAGCAGTGTTTTGCTTGAAGCTTTCGCTAAAGTCTCTGCGCTTGCTTCGTGA
- a CDS encoding sulfurtransferase, with protein sequence MASFNTLISPQQLFSIINDPNLVILDASIAPIGNMVIPDKQWPTVAIAHAKRFDIDNEFSDQSSPYPHTMLSTEVFTKRVQAMGICQHSKVVVYDNMGIYSSARAWWMLKSSGLAQVAILDGGLPNWVDHHLPVNAASNNNVKRGDFIAQPLGDAFCSTQDLQSMIESQNAIVIDARSAERFYGQVPEPREGLRSGHMPHAKNMPFTTLLSEGKMRPLDELNMLFSHYAQKHQKIVFTCGSGVTACVLAFAASLVGYKNLSIYDGSWAEWGANAALPAVN encoded by the coding sequence ATGGCTTCTTTCAATACACTGATATCTCCGCAACAATTATTTTCAATTATTAACGACCCTAACCTTGTTATACTGGATGCAAGCATAGCGCCGATTGGTAATATGGTCATACCTGATAAACAGTGGCCTACCGTAGCGATTGCACACGCAAAACGCTTTGATATCGATAATGAGTTTTCAGATCAGTCTTCTCCATATCCACACACAATGTTAAGCACAGAGGTGTTTACAAAAAGAGTACAAGCTATGGGGATCTGTCAACATTCTAAAGTGGTTGTCTATGATAATATGGGTATATATTCGTCTGCTCGGGCCTGGTGGATGTTAAAGTCTTCAGGTTTAGCACAAGTGGCGATATTAGATGGTGGATTACCAAATTGGGTTGATCATCATTTACCCGTTAATGCGGCGTCTAATAACAATGTTAAGCGTGGTGACTTTATTGCACAGCCGCTCGGCGATGCCTTTTGTTCAACTCAAGACCTGCAAAGTATGATTGAAAGCCAAAATGCTATTGTAATTGACGCGAGATCTGCTGAACGCTTTTATGGTCAAGTGCCTGAACCAAGAGAAGGTTTGCGCAGTGGGCATATGCCACACGCTAAAAATATGCCTTTTACTACGTTATTATCCGAAGGAAAAATGCGTCCTTTAGACGAGCTAAATATGCTTTTTAGTCACTACGCGCAAAAACATCAAAAAATAGTGTTTACTTGCGGCTCTGGCGTAACCGCATGTGTTTTGGCATTTGCAGCATCATTAGTCGGTTATAAAAATCTTTCAATTTACGATGGTTCTTGGGCTGAGTGGGGCGCCAACGCAGCGTTGCCTGCCGTTAATTAG
- the pspA gene encoding phage shock protein PspA gives MGMFSRFADIVNANINSMLDKAEDPEKMIKLIIQEMEETLVEVRSTAAKHIAEKKTLLRQIRQLEKSVASWQEKAEVAIEKDRDDLAKAALVEKHKSQDERDALSEELAQLEDFLAAVQEDGQRLQEKLSEAKRKQEAFVLRQESATVRLKVREKAHIYNIDEAITKFERYQQKIDEVEAQVEAFDMTSNQDLASQISALETDERIDKELESMKKQAVNA, from the coding sequence ATGGGAATGTTTTCTAGATTTGCAGATATCGTAAACGCCAATATCAATAGCATGTTGGATAAAGCAGAAGATCCTGAAAAAATGATCAAATTGATCATTCAGGAAATGGAAGAAACGTTAGTTGAGGTGAGGTCTACTGCAGCAAAACATATTGCTGAGAAGAAAACATTATTGCGTCAAATTCGTCAACTTGAAAAATCAGTTGCTAGTTGGCAAGAAAAGGCTGAAGTGGCCATTGAAAAAGACCGCGATGACCTTGCAAAAGCGGCCTTAGTAGAAAAGCATAAATCCCAAGATGAACGAGATGCATTATCTGAAGAATTGGCACAACTAGAAGATTTTCTAGCCGCTGTTCAAGAAGATGGTCAACGGTTACAAGAGAAACTATCGGAAGCAAAAAGAAAGCAAGAAGCGTTCGTGTTAAGGCAAGAATCAGCTACGGTACGTTTAAAAGTGCGAGAAAAAGCACACATTTACAACATTGATGAAGCGATTACAAAGTTTGAACGCTACCAACAAAAGATTGATGAAGTAGAAGCACAAGTTGAAGCCTTTGATATGACATCAAACCAAGATCTTGCTAGTCAAATTTCAGCACTTGAAACAGACGAGCGTATCGACAAAGAGCTTGAAAGCATGAAAAAACAGGCTGTGAATGCTTAG
- a CDS encoding PspC domain-containing protein — protein MKYQRHCNRRPQLSKDCLNRKISGVCAGIANHYELPSWGVRIAAIVSLFTFPVVTAVAYITAAVLLPNR, from the coding sequence ATGAAATATCAACGCCACTGTAATCGTCGTCCACAATTATCTAAAGATTGTTTAAATAGAAAAATTTCGGGCGTATGCGCCGGTATCGCTAACCATTATGAATTACCAAGTTGGGGAGTAAGAATTGCAGCGATTGTCTCGTTATTTACCTTTCCTGTAGTTACCGCCGTTGCGTACATAACAGCAGCAGTATTATTACCAAATCGTTAA
- a CDS encoding tetratricopeptide repeat protein, translating into MKSLVIIASLVISFNATASSTQKVEEALAKGNILDAKASYATLSKEIKQSINGKLIQGRFLLAEQQGEEAYDYFETLREKAPENDKVNYYFAVSAVVMAQQASIFSKLGYAEDFVEAIEKTLTLNPHYIDALDTAIGFYLHAPTIAGGDVDKATTYAKKLIQLSPVKGYRQLATIYRNNEQSEKAYSTLAEGLAEYPESGALYLTRAMANIESEAWERANEDLKLAVKFAQNNEDKAQALYQQGKLAAETGNNIELGINALKQAQHLESTRYKNWSHYRLAQLLVHKKDFTAAEQILNSIILKDNEKLEKKVKQLRKRLKKLMS; encoded by the coding sequence ATGAAAAGTTTAGTAATCATCGCCTCGCTAGTTATTAGTTTTAATGCCACTGCTTCCTCAACTCAAAAAGTCGAAGAAGCATTAGCAAAAGGGAATATATTAGATGCGAAGGCTTCGTATGCAACACTTTCTAAGGAGATCAAACAGTCGATAAACGGAAAGCTCATCCAAGGTCGATTTTTGCTAGCTGAACAGCAAGGTGAAGAGGCATACGACTACTTTGAAACATTAAGAGAAAAAGCGCCAGAGAACGACAAAGTTAATTATTATTTTGCCGTGAGTGCAGTTGTAATGGCACAACAAGCAAGTATCTTTTCTAAGCTAGGCTACGCGGAAGATTTTGTTGAGGCTATCGAGAAAACGTTAACGCTGAACCCGCATTATATAGATGCTTTAGATACTGCAATAGGGTTCTATTTGCATGCACCAACTATTGCTGGTGGTGACGTAGATAAAGCGACTACTTATGCTAAAAAGCTTATTCAACTATCACCGGTTAAAGGCTATCGACAGCTCGCAACCATTTACCGTAACAATGAACAGTCAGAAAAAGCGTACAGTACTTTAGCTGAAGGATTGGCAGAATACCCTGAAAGCGGTGCATTATATCTTACACGTGCGATGGCTAATATTGAATCAGAAGCTTGGGAACGTGCAAATGAAGATCTCAAGCTCGCGGTAAAATTTGCACAAAACAATGAAGACAAAGCACAAGCTTTGTATCAACAAGGGAAGTTGGCAGCTGAAACTGGGAATAATATTGAGCTTGGTATTAATGCGTTAAAGCAAGCACAGCATTTAGAAAGTACGCGATACAAAAATTGGAGTCATTATCGACTCGCGCAACTGCTTGTGCATAAAAAAGACTTTACTGCTGCTGAACAAATTCTTAACTCCATCATTTTGAAAGATAATGAAAAACTAGAAAAAAAAGTAAAGCAGCTTCGTAAACGGTTAAAAAAACTAATGAGTTAA
- a CDS encoding enoyl-CoA hydratase-related protein has protein sequence MDNLILSNLQNNVLSVTLNRFDKKNALNSEMYLTLCKILSAASDNPNVHSVLIQGNDACFCAGNDLADFIKHANDEELAAFQFVKALAHFDKPLIAAVAGPAVGIGTTMLLHCDYIVATTDAKLKLPFSQLGLCPEAASSVLLPLRVGHNKAFELLVLGETFNGQQAHELGLINKVVDTNLLLPTALTVAETIAKLPADATQTSRRLIKQATQAQVLQAIEQEAVEFSRLVKTPDCQHILKSFFN, from the coding sequence ATGGATAACTTAATTCTTTCAAATTTACAAAATAATGTACTTAGCGTAACACTTAACCGTTTTGATAAAAAAAACGCATTAAATTCAGAGATGTACCTAACATTATGTAAAATATTGTCAGCTGCATCAGATAACCCTAATGTACACAGTGTACTCATCCAAGGTAACGACGCCTGTTTTTGTGCAGGCAACGATTTAGCTGACTTTATCAAACATGCTAACGACGAAGAGCTTGCCGCTTTCCAATTTGTTAAAGCACTCGCACATTTTGACAAGCCTTTGATTGCAGCGGTTGCTGGGCCTGCTGTCGGTATTGGCACAACAATGTTACTTCATTGTGATTACATCGTAGCAACTACAGATGCAAAACTTAAATTGCCGTTCAGTCAGCTTGGACTATGCCCAGAAGCCGCTTCAAGTGTTTTACTACCCTTACGTGTTGGACATAACAAGGCCTTTGAATTGCTTGTACTTGGCGAAACCTTCAATGGTCAACAAGCACACGAACTCGGGTTAATCAATAAGGTCGTAGATACAAACCTACTATTACCAACAGCCTTAACGGTTGCTGAAACCATAGCTAAACTGCCTGCCGACGCGACTCAAACAAGTCGTCGATTGATTAAGCAAGCGACACAAGCCCAGGTTTTACAAGCTATTGAGCAAGAAGCCGTTGAATTTTCTCGCTTAGTAAAAACACCAGATTGCCAACACATTCTAAAATCGTTCTTTAATTAG
- a CDS encoding copper chaperone PCu(A)C produces the protein MNVRIFAKAHQTRISAALVAAVISLFSLAVHADNHVKVENGYIRATIPGTNISSAYMVITNHSMNVKELIGATSNISPRIEIHEHQMSEGMMKMRQRESIVINMHDAVTLQPSGLHLMIFELNKPLKVGDNVELTLQFKDGEQLPISLPVESIKRKKKAKHAHNHH, from the coding sequence ATGAATGTTAGAATATTTGCAAAAGCTCATCAAACACGTATTAGCGCGGCATTAGTTGCCGCTGTAATTTCTCTTTTTTCTCTGGCTGTTCATGCTGATAATCATGTTAAGGTTGAAAATGGATATATTAGAGCAACAATACCGGGTACTAATATATCGTCAGCTTATATGGTGATTACTAATCATAGTATGAACGTGAAAGAACTTATTGGCGCTACAAGTAATATTAGTCCTCGTATTGAAATACATGAACATCAAATGTCTGAAGGTATGATGAAAATGCGTCAACGAGAATCTATTGTTATAAATATGCATGACGCTGTAACTTTGCAGCCATCGGGTTTACATTTAATGATCTTTGAACTCAATAAACCATTAAAAGTAGGCGACAATGTTGAACTAACGTTGCAATTTAAAGATGGTGAACAACTGCCAATTTCCCTTCCAGTTGAAAGTATTAAACGTAAAAAGAAAGCTAAGCATGCACATAATCATCATTAG
- a CDS encoding DUF2333 family protein, with product MNVNFSVKTVASAFAVVFFSLYFLGVYWSFEPDRLDLKQEVIDAAKTENVSPVVGYTTTTALIRVTETILEKPGGYLANDALPPSVFLDNIPAWEFGALEMIRDMALIMRQEFSRSQSQSLENKQLQIAQPQLNIDHKSWAMPSAENEYQKAIDALYLYRKQLSDVNSQQAQFYARADNLRDWLQEVTKRMGSYSQRLSASVGRDQLNVDLAGDDAATQSTFAANHVQLKTSWWQIDNEFYEARGATWVLLHFLKAIEIDFSDVLAKKNAKVSLQQIIRELEASQEAIWSPMILNGDGFGVLANHSLVMANYISRANAALIDLNDLLSQG from the coding sequence ATGAACGTTAACTTTTCAGTAAAAACAGTTGCTTCAGCCTTTGCCGTTGTCTTCTTTAGTCTTTACTTTTTAGGAGTTTACTGGAGTTTTGAGCCAGACAGACTAGATCTTAAGCAAGAAGTGATCGATGCCGCGAAAACCGAAAATGTTTCACCGGTTGTTGGCTATACAACAACAACGGCATTAATCAGAGTAACTGAAACCATCTTAGAAAAACCAGGTGGTTATTTAGCAAATGATGCGCTTCCACCGTCAGTGTTTCTCGATAATATTCCTGCCTGGGAGTTTGGTGCATTAGAAATGATTCGTGATATGGCGCTAATTATGAGACAAGAGTTTAGCCGCTCGCAATCACAATCATTAGAAAACAAGCAGCTTCAAATTGCACAACCTCAATTAAATATTGACCACAAAAGCTGGGCGATGCCTAGTGCTGAGAATGAATACCAAAAAGCGATTGATGCACTTTATCTTTATCGTAAGCAACTTTCAGATGTTAACTCTCAACAGGCACAATTTTATGCACGTGCTGATAATTTACGTGATTGGTTGCAAGAGGTGACAAAACGGATGGGTAGTTATTCTCAACGATTAAGTGCCAGTGTTGGCCGTGACCAGTTAAATGTTGATCTAGCAGGAGACGATGCTGCAACGCAGTCAACTTTTGCGGCCAATCACGTTCAATTAAAAACGAGTTGGTGGCAGATCGACAATGAGTTTTATGAAGCGCGTGGTGCAACGTGGGTGCTTCTTCATTTTCTTAAGGCAATTGAAATAGACTTTAGTGATGTATTAGCAAAGAAAAATGCCAAAGTAAGCCTTCAACAAATTATAAGAGAGTTAGAAGCGAGCCAAGAAGCAATTTGGAGCCCTATGATACTTAATGGCGATGGATTTGGCGTTTTAGCAAATCACTCCTTAGTGATGGCGAATTATATTTCACGTGCTAACGCAGCACTTATTGATTTAAATGATTTACTTAGTCAGGGATAA
- a CDS encoding TIGR04219 family outer membrane beta-barrel protein codes for MNKVLVTALSAILFTSTVQADAIGVYLGGQVWDNKASGIFGESGGQTNFQLADEQQGSSFIAIEHPIPFIPNARISHTSLETKGMTQLDSDIQFDGYTFASGRDVNANFDVSYTDYTLYYEFFDNGLFSFDLGITGRDFDGDVSLSGLAEVSNDGSTSTIEVTGKIATDEMVPMLYASTIVGLPFTGVDLFAQGNFLSLDDHTLYDYQAGVSYEAIDNLAVDVSFSLGYRAVKLELEDLNNLYSNLEFKGVFAGVTVHF; via the coding sequence ATGAACAAAGTTTTAGTAACGGCTTTATCAGCTATTTTATTCACGTCAACTGTACAAGCAGATGCCATTGGCGTATACCTTGGTGGACAAGTTTGGGATAATAAAGCTAGCGGTATTTTTGGTGAAAGCGGCGGACAAACTAACTTTCAACTTGCCGATGAACAGCAAGGAAGTTCATTCATTGCGATAGAACACCCCATTCCTTTCATCCCTAATGCGAGAATTTCTCATACCAGTTTAGAGACAAAGGGCATGACACAACTGGATTCGGACATTCAATTTGATGGTTATACTTTTGCATCAGGTCGCGACGTCAACGCAAACTTTGATGTCAGTTACACTGATTACACTTTGTATTATGAGTTTTTTGATAATGGGTTATTTTCATTTGATTTAGGGATAACGGGGCGAGATTTTGACGGCGATGTCTCACTCTCAGGGCTTGCTGAAGTCAGTAACGACGGAAGTACATCAACGATAGAAGTAACAGGTAAAATTGCAACAGATGAAATGGTGCCTATGCTTTATGCGTCAACGATTGTTGGCTTACCATTTACTGGTGTAGATTTGTTCGCGCAAGGAAACTTTTTATCTCTCGATGATCACACATTGTATGATTATCAAGCAGGAGTCAGTTATGAAGCTATTGATAATCTAGCGGTCGACGTCAGTTTTTCATTAGGATATCGCGCGGTTAAACTAGAATTAGAAGACCTAAATAACCTTTATTCTAATCTAGAGTTTAAAGGTGTTTTTGCCGGCGTAACTGTTCATTTCTAA
- the rplM gene encoding 50S ribosomal protein L13, producing the protein MKTFVAKPESVQREWFLVDAENKTLGRIATEIASRLRGKHKPEYTPHCDTGDYIVVVNAEKVKVTGNKAKGKIYYSHTEFPGGLKQISFEKLIEKAPERAIEFAVKGMLPKGPLGREMYRKLKVYAGPEHKHAAQQPQPLEL; encoded by the coding sequence ATGAAAACTTTTGTAGCTAAGCCAGAAAGCGTACAACGCGAATGGTTTTTAGTGGACGCTGAGAATAAAACTCTTGGTCGTATCGCTACTGAAATTGCTAGCCGTTTGCGCGGTAAGCATAAGCCAGAATACACACCTCATTGTGATACAGGCGACTATATTGTTGTTGTAAACGCAGAGAAAGTAAAAGTAACTGGTAATAAAGCGAAGGGTAAAATTTACTACTCGCACACAGAATTCCCTGGTGGTTTAAAGCAAATTAGCTTTGAAAAGCTAATTGAAAAAGCGCCAGAGCGTGCGATTGAATTCGCTGTAAAAGGTATGCTTCCTAAAGGACCTTTAGGTCGTGAAATGTACCGCAAGTTAAAAGTGTATGCTGGCCCAGAGCACAAGCATGCTGCACAACAACCACAACCTTTGGAGCTGTAA
- the rpsI gene encoding 30S ribosomal protein S9, giving the protein MADNQYYGTGRRKSSTARVFMKAGSGAITINKRDITEYFARETARMVVRQPIELAEVTEKFDFNITVAGGGSTGQAGAIRHGITRALLQYDETLRSELRKAGFVTRDARKVERKKVGLHKARKRPQFSKR; this is encoded by the coding sequence ATGGCTGATAATCAATATTACGGTACTGGTCGTCGTAAGAGCTCTACTGCTCGTGTGTTCATGAAAGCTGGTAGTGGTGCAATTACAATTAACAAGCGTGACATTACAGAATACTTTGCACGTGAAACTGCGCGTATGGTTGTTCGTCAACCAATCGAATTAGCAGAAGTAACTGAGAAGTTTGACTTCAACATCACTGTTGCAGGTGGTGGTAGCACAGGTCAAGCAGGTGCAATTCGTCACGGTATTACTCGTGCGTTATTACAATATGACGAAACATTACGAAGCGAACTTCGTAAAGCTGGTTTCGTTACACGTGATGCACGTAAAGTTGAACGTAAGAAAGTTGGTTTACATAAAGCACGTAAACGTCCACAATTTTCAAAACGTTAA
- the hemL gene encoding glutamate-1-semialdehyde 2,1-aminomutase, giving the protein MNKSEQLFEQAKQIIPGGVNSPVRAFNGVGGTPCFIEHANGAYMYDANDKEYIDYVGSWGPMILGHNHPAIKKAVIEAAENGLSFGAPTEIEIIMAQKVKAVVPSMEMLRMVSSGTEATMSAIRLARGYTGRDKILKFEGCYHGHADSLLVKAGSGALTMGVPNSPGIPEDFAKHTITVNFNDIEQVKQVFNDIGDQIACIIVEPVAGNMNCIPPIPGFLEGLREVCDQYKSVLIFDEVMTGFRVALGGAQAYYNVTPDLTTLGKVIGGGMPVGAFGGKKEIMNFIAPVGPVYQAGTLSGNPLAMAAGLASLNELCDGDKHAVLSIKTETLAKGFKAAADKHGISLSINYVGAMFGFFFTEETQVTSYAQATACDGELFKRFYHLMLDEGVYLAPSAFEASFLSTAHSDEDIAKTLIAADKCFAALKNA; this is encoded by the coding sequence ATGAATAAATCAGAACAATTATTCGAACAAGCAAAACAAATCATTCCTGGTGGCGTTAATTCTCCAGTACGAGCTTTTAATGGCGTAGGTGGAACACCTTGTTTTATTGAACATGCAAACGGCGCATATATGTATGACGCCAATGACAAAGAATATATTGATTATGTTGGTTCTTGGGGGCCAATGATCCTTGGCCATAATCATCCTGCAATAAAAAAAGCAGTCATTGAAGCAGCAGAAAATGGATTAAGCTTTGGCGCGCCAACTGAAATTGAAATTATCATGGCGCAAAAAGTAAAAGCCGTGGTTCCTTCGATGGAAATGCTGCGCATGGTAAGCTCCGGTACGGAAGCAACCATGAGTGCAATTCGTTTAGCAAGAGGCTATACCGGCAGAGATAAAATTCTAAAATTTGAAGGTTGCTACCACGGTCATGCCGACTCATTGTTAGTTAAAGCTGGTTCTGGCGCTTTGACCATGGGTGTACCTAATTCACCTGGCATACCAGAAGACTTTGCTAAGCATACAATTACCGTTAATTTTAATGATATTGAGCAAGTAAAGCAGGTGTTCAACGATATTGGCGATCAAATCGCTTGTATCATTGTAGAACCTGTTGCTGGCAACATGAATTGCATACCACCAATACCTGGATTTTTAGAAGGATTACGCGAGGTTTGTGATCAATACAAATCGGTGCTTATTTTTGATGAGGTTATGACCGGATTTCGCGTTGCATTAGGTGGTGCACAGGCCTACTATAATGTTACACCAGATTTAACCACCTTAGGTAAGGTCATTGGCGGTGGCATGCCCGTTGGCGCTTTCGGTGGTAAAAAAGAAATCATGAACTTTATTGCGCCGGTTGGCCCGGTATATCAAGCAGGTACATTATCAGGAAATCCACTAGCCATGGCTGCAGGTTTAGCATCTCTAAATGAATTATGTGATGGTGATAAGCACGCTGTACTTAGTATAAAAACAGAAACACTTGCTAAAGGTTTTAAAGCAGCGGCTGACAAGCATGGTATTTCGTTGTCTATTAACTATGTTGGTGCAATGTTTGGATTCTTTTTTACCGAAGAAACACAAGTCACAAGTTATGCGCAAGCAACGGCATGCGACGGTGAATTATTTAAACGTTTTTATCATTTAATGCTCGATGAAGGTGTTTACCTTGCCCCTTCTGCTTTTGAAGCGAGCTTTTTATCTACGGCACATTCAGATGAAGATATTGCGAAAACACTTATTGCTGCCGATAAATGTTTCGCTGCCTTGAAAAACGCATAA